In Spirosoma aureum, a single genomic region encodes these proteins:
- the moeB gene encoding molybdopterin-synthase adenylyltransferase MoeB, with the protein MTDQELNRYNRHIRLPEIGLAGQNNLRQARVAVIGAGGLGCPVGQYLTAAGVGTLGLIDGDIVEESNLQRQVLFSPEHIGQPKAEVAAALLARQNPYIQVMAHPVFLDAANALSILEAYDIIVDGSDNFATRYLVNDACVLLNKPLIFGSIYKFEGQVSVFNHQGGPTYRCLYPEPSELEACTDVGVLGVLPGIMGCLMANEVIKLITGIGDMLSGKLLIVNALNLSFETFSFTANPLNKAIRTLPESAPFCADSIPELSVAALMDWLERVDKPLLLDVREPHEYERKNLGGILFPLSTLLQHPECVPTDRPVVIHCQSGGRSRKAVAFLQQKGFQNVYNLTGGLNSFSQLILSRPTESQ; encoded by the coding sequence ATGACTGATCAGGAGTTAAACCGTTATAACCGTCATATTCGATTACCTGAAATCGGGCTGGCTGGCCAGAATAACCTCAGGCAGGCCCGCGTTGCCGTTATTGGCGCCGGTGGACTCGGCTGCCCGGTAGGTCAGTATCTTACGGCGGCCGGAGTTGGGACGCTGGGCCTAATCGATGGCGACATTGTCGAAGAAAGCAACCTGCAACGGCAAGTGCTTTTTTCGCCGGAACACATCGGCCAGCCCAAAGCCGAGGTCGCAGCCGCACTTCTGGCCCGTCAGAATCCATACATTCAGGTGATGGCTCATCCGGTTTTTCTGGATGCAGCCAATGCCTTATCGATTTTGGAAGCCTATGATATTATTGTCGATGGCTCGGATAACTTTGCAACCCGCTATCTGGTCAATGACGCCTGCGTGCTGCTCAATAAGCCCCTGATTTTCGGTTCTATTTACAAATTTGAGGGGCAGGTTAGCGTCTTCAATCACCAAGGAGGACCGACTTATCGCTGTCTGTACCCAGAACCCAGCGAGCTGGAAGCCTGCACCGATGTTGGTGTACTGGGTGTTCTGCCGGGCATAATGGGTTGCCTGATGGCAAATGAAGTAATTAAACTCATTACGGGCATTGGCGATATGCTTAGCGGCAAATTATTGATAGTCAATGCGCTGAACCTCTCGTTCGAGACGTTCTCATTTACGGCTAATCCGCTCAACAAAGCCATTCGCACCCTGCCAGAGTCGGCTCCGTTCTGTGCCGATTCCATCCCCGAACTATCAGTAGCAGCACTAATGGACTGGCTTGAACGAGTGGATAAGCCACTTTTGCTGGATGTTCGGGAACCGCATGAATACGAACGAAAAAATCTGGGAGGGATATTATTCCCTTTATCGACGTTGCTACAACATCCTGAATGCGTGCCCACTGACCGGCCTGTTGTCATTCATTGCCAATCGGGCGGAAGGAGCCGAAAAGCCGTTGCGTTTCTCCAGCAAAAGGGTTTTCAGAATGTGTACAACCTGACGGGTGGACTAAATTCGTTTAGCCAGCTAATCCTGAGTCGCCCGACCGAAAGCCAGTAA
- the dnaK gene encoding molecular chaperone DnaK gives MGKIIGIDLGTTNSCVAVMEGNEPVVIPNSEGARTTPSVVAFMDNGNGERKVGAPAKRQAITNPKNTISSIKRFMGKRYAEVTNEIKNVAYDVENGPNATPRVRIGDRLYTPQEISALILQKMKQTAEDYLGQTVTEAVITVPAYFNDAERQATKEAGQIAGLDVKRIINEPTAAALAYGLDKTNHDQKIAVFDLGGGTFDISILELGDGVFEVKSTDGDTHLGGDDFDQVIIDWLADEFKKDEAIDLRQDPMALQRLKEAAEKAKVELSSSNSTEINLPYIMPVNGIPKHLVRTLSRAKFEQLSDSLIQRSLEPCRRALKNASLSASQIDEVILVGGSTRIPKVQEEVEKLFGRKPSKAVNPDEAVAIGAAIQGGVLTGEVKDVLLLDVIPLSLGIETMGGVFTKMVDANTTIPSKKVEVYSTASDNQPSVEINVLQGERPMAAQNRQLGRFILSDIPPAPRGVPQIEVTFDVDANGILHVTAKDKGTGKEQKIRIEASSGLTDAEINRMREEAKANEAADKLERETIEKVNQADSMVFQTEKQLKEYGDKLTPPNKTAIEEALAQLRTAHGSRDLSAIDAALEKLNAAWSTASTDLYNATNGAGGPTDGAGFDGGNANPGNQGQPTGDNVSDVPYEEVK, from the coding sequence ATGGGAAAGATTATTGGTATTGACTTAGGCACCACAAACTCGTGTGTGGCCGTGATGGAAGGCAACGAGCCGGTCGTGATCCCGAATTCAGAAGGAGCACGCACGACACCGTCAGTCGTCGCGTTTATGGACAACGGCAACGGCGAGCGGAAAGTCGGCGCACCGGCCAAACGCCAGGCCATCACCAACCCGAAGAATACGATTTCCTCGATCAAGCGTTTCATGGGTAAACGTTATGCTGAGGTAACCAACGAAATTAAAAACGTCGCCTACGACGTTGAAAACGGCCCCAACGCAACACCACGTGTCCGTATTGGCGACCGCCTATATACACCACAGGAAATTTCGGCACTGATCCTTCAGAAAATGAAGCAGACCGCCGAAGATTACCTTGGCCAAACAGTGACCGAAGCCGTTATCACGGTACCGGCTTACTTTAACGATGCTGAGCGTCAGGCCACTAAAGAAGCTGGACAGATCGCCGGTCTCGATGTAAAACGGATCATCAATGAACCGACTGCAGCTGCACTAGCCTACGGTCTGGATAAAACGAATCACGATCAGAAAATTGCCGTATTTGACCTGGGTGGTGGTACGTTCGATATCTCGATCCTCGAACTTGGCGATGGTGTATTTGAAGTGAAATCGACCGATGGTGATACCCACCTCGGTGGTGATGACTTCGACCAGGTTATCATCGACTGGCTCGCTGATGAGTTCAAGAAAGATGAAGCGATCGATCTGCGTCAGGACCCAATGGCTCTGCAACGCCTGAAAGAAGCTGCCGAAAAAGCAAAGGTTGAACTGTCGAGTTCGAATTCGACCGAAATCAACTTGCCATACATCATGCCGGTGAACGGTATTCCGAAACACCTGGTGCGGACATTGAGCCGGGCTAAATTTGAGCAATTGTCTGATTCATTGATTCAGCGGAGCCTGGAACCTTGCCGTCGCGCCCTGAAAAATGCGTCGTTATCGGCTAGTCAGATTGACGAAGTCATTCTGGTGGGTGGTTCGACCCGGATTCCGAAAGTACAGGAAGAAGTAGAAAAATTGTTCGGACGCAAGCCATCGAAAGCCGTTAACCCCGACGAAGCCGTAGCCATTGGTGCTGCTATTCAGGGCGGTGTATTGACCGGTGAAGTGAAAGACGTGTTGCTGCTCGACGTTATCCCGCTCTCGCTGGGTATCGAAACAATGGGCGGTGTATTTACCAAAATGGTCGATGCCAACACGACCATTCCGAGCAAGAAAGTAGAAGTTTACTCGACGGCTTCGGATAACCAGCCGAGCGTAGAGATCAACGTGTTGCAGGGTGAGCGGCCAATGGCGGCTCAGAACCGTCAGTTAGGTCGGTTTATCCTGTCCGATATTCCACCGGCACCACGGGGCGTCCCTCAGATTGAAGTAACCTTCGATGTCGATGCGAACGGTATTCTACATGTGACGGCTAAAGACAAAGGTACTGGCAAAGAACAGAAAATCCGGATTGAAGCCTCGAGCGGTCTGACCGATGCTGAAATCAACCGGATGCGTGAAGAAGCCAAAGCCAATGAAGCCGCCGATAAACTGGAGCGTGAAACGATCGAGAAAGTCAATCAGGCCGATTCGATGGTGTTCCAGACCGAGAAACAGCTGAAAGAGTATGGCGATAAGCTGACTCCACCGAATAAAACGGCCATTGAAGAAGCGTTGGCCCAACTCCGGACGGCCCACGGTTCCCGCGACTTATCGGCTATCGATGCGGCTCTGGAGAAGCTGAACGCAGCCTGGTCTACCGCTTCGACCGATCTCTACAACGCCACCAACGGCGCCGGAGGTCCAACAGATGGTGCTGGTTTCGACGGCGGAAATGCCAATCCTGGTAATCAGGGACAGCCAACCGGCGACAACGTTTCGGATGTTCCATACGAAGAAGTGAAGTAA
- the rpmI gene encoding 50S ribosomal protein L35 codes for MPKVKTNSAAKKRFKLTGTGKIKRKHAFHSHILTKKTTKQKRNLVHDTLVFPADERRIKALLNV; via the coding sequence ATGCCTAAAGTAAAAACCAATTCGGCCGCCAAGAAGCGTTTCAAGCTGACTGGCACCGGAAAAATCAAGCGGAAGCACGCCTTCCACAGTCATATTCTGACGAAAAAGACGACCAAGCAGAAGCGTAATCTGGTACACGACACGCTGGTATTCCCAGCCGATGAGCGTCGTATCAAAGCGCTGTTAAACGTCTAA
- a CDS encoding nuclease A inhibitor family protein, producing the protein MTNEDPKSSGQASEKIELSDRINGMLPDLLYPSESDEPIEFVQCYLNQQEPLTVSQIKDWQMLPPEVYVEEVPENDFWEPVITEQDWYGDEEKARTEIFRQLKQLLETELTGRQVFHAGETEIDVFLLGRQADGERAGIKTKLVQT; encoded by the coding sequence ATGACGAACGAAGACCCAAAAAGTAGCGGTCAGGCATCCGAAAAAATAGAATTAAGCGATAGAATTAATGGGATGCTACCCGATTTGCTCTATCCCAGCGAATCAGACGAGCCCATTGAGTTCGTCCAGTGTTATCTTAACCAGCAGGAACCCCTAACTGTTAGTCAGATTAAAGACTGGCAGATGCTGCCACCCGAAGTGTATGTGGAAGAAGTGCCCGAAAATGACTTTTGGGAACCGGTCATTACCGAACAGGACTGGTACGGAGACGAAGAAAAAGCGCGGACTGAAATATTCCGGCAATTGAAACAACTACTGGAAACTGAGTTGACCGGGCGGCAGGTTTTTCACGCAGGAGAAACCGAAATTGATGTTTTTCTCCTTGGTCGACAGGCGGATGGCGAACGAGCTGGCATCAAAACGAAACTGGTGCAGACGTAA
- the infC gene encoding translation initiation factor IF-3: MALPQRRPPRRVVEEPYKVNERILAREVRVVGENVEQGIYDINKAQAMAKAQNLDLVEVSPNAVPPVCRIVDYSKFKYEQKKKQKEIKANATKVVIKEIRFGPNTDDHDFEFKLKHAINFLKEGAKVKAYVQFVGRAIVFKDRGFQLLERFSKGLEDYGKVEAEPKLEGKRMSMFLAPKVVVPKK; encoded by the coding sequence ATGGCATTACCCCAGCGCAGACCACCTCGTCGTGTGGTTGAAGAACCGTACAAAGTTAATGAGCGCATTTTGGCCCGCGAGGTGCGGGTGGTCGGTGAAAATGTAGAGCAGGGAATCTACGACATAAATAAGGCGCAGGCTATGGCCAAAGCGCAGAACCTCGATCTAGTCGAGGTGTCGCCCAACGCTGTGCCGCCCGTCTGCCGTATAGTTGACTACTCCAAGTTCAAATACGAGCAGAAGAAAAAGCAGAAAGAAATCAAAGCCAACGCTACCAAGGTCGTAATCAAGGAGATCCGATTCGGTCCCAATACCGACGATCACGATTTCGAGTTTAAGCTCAAACATGCCATCAACTTCCTGAAAGAAGGCGCAAAAGTGAAAGCCTACGTTCAATTCGTTGGGCGGGCCATTGTTTTTAAAGACCGTGGTTTCCAGCTATTGGAGCGTTTTTCTAAGGGACTTGAAGATTATGGCAAGGTAGAGGCAGAGCCCAAACTCGAAGGAAAACGGATGAGTATGTTCCTGGCCCCCAAAGTAGTTGTTCCTAAAAAATGA
- a CDS encoding thiamine phosphate synthase yields the protein MSSKPFLLVGITDDSPQSQNIHTLSALFDKGLDLLYWRTSPYAEAMNYLFPADWQSMVLLAGDNAMAVPAPFRWHLKESNRQLLPPDEYSTYARRPQSFSTSIHDLRDWLLLAGQVELVFYSPIFPSISKPGYGPSARLDTVAQQLKTIREKYDKLPLLIGLGGIDENNVAMVKQAGFDGAALMGALWQQTDPIAGFERIRAALLS from the coding sequence ATGTCTTCTAAACCCTTCCTGCTCGTCGGGATAACCGACGATAGCCCTCAAAGCCAGAACATTCATACGCTTTCGGCACTATTTGACAAAGGCCTTGACTTGTTATACTGGCGAACGTCCCCGTATGCAGAAGCCATGAATTATTTGTTTCCAGCGGATTGGCAGTCTATGGTATTGCTCGCGGGCGATAATGCTATGGCTGTTCCTGCGCCGTTTAGATGGCATCTGAAAGAATCGAATCGACAGTTATTGCCGCCAGACGAATATAGCACATATGCACGGCGGCCACAGTCCTTTTCGACCAGTATTCACGACCTGCGTGATTGGCTCTTGCTGGCCGGACAGGTAGAACTGGTATTTTATAGCCCCATCTTTCCCAGCATCAGCAAGCCCGGTTATGGACCATCAGCCAGGCTGGACACGGTAGCTCAACAGCTAAAAACAATCCGGGAGAAATACGATAAACTGCCGCTGTTAATCGGTCTGGGCGGGATTGACGAAAATAACGTAGCCATGGTAAAGCAGGCCGGCTTCGACGGAGCCGCCTTGATGGGAGCCCTGTGGCAACAAACCGATCCAATCGCTGGATTCGAACGCATCCGGGCAGCTTTGCTTTCCTAA
- the thiH gene encoding 2-iminoacetate synthase ThiH translates to MTRSKNWFDAHDWDRVQRDIYTTTARQVEQALGSSRRSLDDLKALLSPAAQAYLEPMAQLSHQLTQKRFGKTIQLYAPLYLSNECQNICTYCAFSLDNKIRRKTLTDSEITQEAQALKQLGYDHVLLVTGEANQTVGVPYLKNAIRLLQPYFAHISMEVQPLDQPDYEELIAEGLHTVLVYQETYHRDTYRNHHPKGKKSNFQYRLDTPDRLGKAGMHKIGLGALLGLEDWRTDSFFTGAHLHYLERTYWQTRYSLSFPRLRPIDLLQNDTITSRSFERCMTDRDLVQLICAYRLVNEEVELSLSTRETPRFRDHVLKLGITSLSAGSKTNPGGYAVEPESLEQFTISDERSPADMVDVIRRQGYEPVWKDWDKLLTSR, encoded by the coding sequence ATGACGAGATCCAAAAACTGGTTCGACGCGCACGACTGGGATCGTGTCCAGCGCGACATTTACACCACGACAGCCCGACAGGTAGAACAGGCGCTGGGAAGCTCCCGTCGGTCGCTTGACGATCTAAAAGCATTGCTATCACCAGCAGCCCAGGCTTATCTGGAACCGATGGCCCAGCTCAGCCATCAGCTGACACAGAAACGTTTCGGCAAAACGATTCAGTTGTATGCTCCGCTGTACCTCTCGAACGAGTGCCAAAACATTTGTACGTACTGCGCCTTTAGCCTGGACAATAAAATCCGGCGTAAAACACTGACCGATAGCGAAATAACTCAGGAAGCACAGGCATTGAAGCAATTAGGCTACGACCACGTTCTGCTGGTAACCGGCGAGGCCAATCAGACCGTCGGGGTGCCATACCTGAAAAACGCGATTCGCCTGCTGCAACCCTACTTCGCCCATATTTCGATGGAAGTACAACCACTCGACCAACCGGATTATGAAGAATTGATAGCCGAAGGGCTACATACGGTGCTGGTTTATCAGGAAACCTACCACCGCGATACGTACAGAAATCATCATCCGAAAGGCAAAAAATCAAACTTTCAGTACCGGCTCGATACCCCCGACCGGCTGGGGAAAGCGGGTATGCATAAAATTGGGCTAGGCGCTTTACTTGGCCTGGAAGACTGGCGAACCGATAGCTTTTTTACAGGGGCTCATTTGCATTATCTCGAACGGACTTACTGGCAAACCCGGTATAGCCTCTCTTTCCCGCGTCTTCGCCCCATCGACCTGCTGCAAAACGACACCATTACGTCCAGATCATTCGAGCGGTGCATGACCGACCGCGATCTGGTTCAACTGATCTGTGCGTACCGACTCGTTAACGAAGAGGTGGAGCTGTCGCTGTCGACCCGCGAAACGCCCCGCTTCCGCGATCATGTGCTAAAACTGGGTATCACAAGCCTAAGCGCAGGATCAAAGACAAATCCGGGCGGGTATGCCGTCGAGCCGGAATCGCTGGAACAGTTTACGATTTCCGATGAGCGTAGCCCGGCCGACATGGTCGATGTGATTCGACGACAGGGGTATGAACCCGTTTGGAAAGATTGGGATAAACTATTGACAAGCCGATGA
- a CDS encoding thiazole synthase, with protein sequence MDRQPLTIADKTFTSRLFTGTGKFGSAQLMEDALLASGSELVTVALKRVETQNSQDDMLIHVTHPRLNLLPNTSGVRTAKEAVFAAQMAREALETNWLKLEIHPDPKYLLPDPIETLKAAEELVRLGFVVLPYCHADPVLCKRLEAVGVAAVMPLGAPIGTNKGLRTIDFLEIIIDQSQVPVVVDAGLGAPSHAAAAMELGADAVLVNTAIAVSDEPVRMAMAFKLAVEAGRMAFEARLARPSLTAHASSPLTAFLDE encoded by the coding sequence ATGGATAGACAACCGCTAACGATTGCCGACAAAACATTCACCTCCCGGCTGTTTACAGGAACGGGGAAATTCGGCTCGGCTCAACTGATGGAAGACGCCTTGCTGGCTTCAGGCTCGGAGTTGGTAACAGTCGCCCTGAAACGGGTCGAGACCCAGAACAGCCAGGATGATATGCTGATTCATGTGACGCACCCCCGGTTGAATCTGTTGCCGAATACATCTGGGGTCCGGACGGCGAAAGAGGCCGTTTTTGCCGCTCAGATGGCCCGCGAAGCGCTGGAAACAAACTGGCTCAAGCTGGAAATTCATCCTGACCCAAAGTACCTCCTCCCCGACCCTATTGAAACCCTCAAAGCCGCCGAAGAACTGGTCAGACTGGGGTTTGTGGTGTTGCCGTACTGCCATGCCGACCCGGTTTTGTGCAAGCGACTGGAAGCCGTCGGCGTAGCGGCTGTTATGCCTTTAGGAGCACCCATTGGCACCAACAAGGGCTTACGGACGATCGATTTTCTGGAAATCATTATCGATCAAAGCCAGGTTCCGGTTGTGGTCGATGCGGGACTGGGTGCGCCATCGCATGCAGCCGCTGCGATGGAACTGGGCGCGGATGCGGTGCTGGTCAATACAGCCATTGCGGTTTCTGATGAGCCCGTTCGGATGGCTATGGCCTTTAAACTGGCCGTTGAAGCAGGCCGAATGGCCTTTGAAGCCCGACTGGCCCGCCCATCCCTGACCGCACATGCGAGTAGCCCCTTAACTGCTTTTCTGGACGAATGA
- the thrS gene encoding threonine--tRNA ligase codes for MIAQDEQIRVTLPDGSVRQYPKGSTGLDIATQISEGLARNVLAAKVNGVVQDATRPIEEDATIQLLTWNDPEGKATFWHSSAHLLAEALEALYPGVKFGIGPAVETGFYYDVDLNGQPFSQEDFKKVEDKMLELARQKQQYIRKPMSKADAIAYFTEKGDPYKLDLLDGLEDGTITFYSQGDFTDLCRGPHIPNTGFIKAAKLMNVAGAYWRGNEKNKQLTRIYAVTYPKQKELDDYLYLLEEAKKRDHRKLGKELELFAFSEKVGQGLPLWLPKGTMLRERLENFLRKAQIRAGYSPVVTPHIGSKQLYVTSGHWEKYGEDSFQPIRTPDPNEEFLLKPMNCPHHCEIYKTKPRSYRDLPLRLAEFGTVYRYEQSGELHGLTRVRGFTQDDAHIFCRPDQVKEEFMKVIDLVMYVFKSLGFDDYSAQISLRDPENKTKYIGSDDLWEKAEAAIIESAAEKGLSTVTELGEAAFYGPKLDFMVRDALGRKWQLGTIQVDYNLPNRFELEYIGADNQKHRPVMIHRAPFGSLERFIAILIENSGGNFPLWLSPDQIAILPISEKYEDYANDLFFNLQEHDIRGFVDLRDEKIGRKIRDAEVNKVPFMLIVGEKEAADGKVSVRRKGQGDLGSMGIDEFVKAFQSEVKL; via the coding sequence ATGATTGCGCAGGACGAACAAATCCGCGTAACGCTACCCGACGGGAGCGTTCGGCAGTATCCAAAAGGAAGTACCGGGCTGGATATTGCCACCCAAATCAGTGAAGGATTGGCCCGCAATGTGCTGGCTGCCAAAGTCAATGGGGTTGTTCAGGACGCTACGCGGCCCATTGAAGAAGATGCGACCATCCAACTCCTGACCTGGAACGACCCTGAAGGGAAAGCAACCTTCTGGCATTCGTCGGCTCACTTGCTGGCCGAAGCGCTTGAAGCCTTGTATCCGGGCGTCAAGTTCGGTATTGGACCCGCTGTTGAAACAGGATTCTACTACGATGTTGATCTGAATGGTCAGCCTTTTTCGCAGGAGGATTTTAAAAAGGTTGAGGATAAAATGCTCGAACTGGCCCGCCAGAAACAGCAGTATATCCGCAAGCCGATGAGCAAAGCCGATGCGATTGCCTATTTTACAGAAAAGGGTGATCCGTATAAGCTGGACCTGCTCGACGGACTCGAAGATGGCACCATTACGTTCTATAGTCAGGGTGATTTTACAGACCTTTGCCGGGGGCCGCATATTCCGAATACGGGCTTTATCAAAGCCGCCAAACTCATGAACGTAGCCGGAGCTTACTGGCGCGGGAATGAGAAAAATAAGCAGCTGACCCGGATTTACGCCGTTACGTACCCCAAGCAAAAAGAACTCGACGATTACCTGTATCTGCTCGAAGAGGCCAAAAAACGGGATCACCGTAAACTGGGTAAAGAGCTGGAATTATTTGCCTTTTCTGAAAAAGTAGGGCAGGGGTTACCACTCTGGCTGCCGAAAGGAACCATGCTGCGCGAACGGCTGGAGAACTTCCTGCGGAAAGCCCAGATACGGGCGGGTTACTCGCCGGTTGTGACCCCTCACATTGGCAGCAAGCAACTCTATGTAACGTCGGGACACTGGGAAAAATATGGCGAAGACTCGTTCCAGCCAATCAGAACTCCTGATCCGAACGAGGAGTTTCTGCTGAAACCGATGAACTGCCCGCACCATTGCGAGATCTATAAAACCAAACCGCGTTCCTACCGCGATCTGCCCCTTCGACTGGCTGAATTTGGTACTGTTTATCGGTATGAGCAATCGGGAGAGCTGCACGGACTGACCCGCGTACGGGGTTTTACCCAGGATGACGCGCATATCTTCTGCCGCCCCGACCAGGTGAAGGAAGAGTTCATGAAAGTGATCGATCTGGTCATGTACGTCTTTAAATCGCTTGGATTTGACGACTATAGTGCTCAGATTTCACTCCGTGACCCGGAAAATAAAACGAAATACATCGGTTCTGACGATCTTTGGGAAAAAGCAGAAGCGGCTATTATCGAGTCGGCAGCCGAAAAGGGTTTATCGACGGTTACGGAATTGGGTGAAGCGGCCTTCTACGGTCCCAAGCTTGATTTCATGGTCCGCGACGCGCTCGGTCGGAAATGGCAACTCGGTACGATTCAGGTCGATTATAACCTGCCCAATCGTTTCGAACTGGAATATATTGGGGCTGATAACCAGAAACACCGGCCCGTCATGATTCACCGGGCGCCATTTGGTTCGCTGGAGCGGTTTATTGCGATCCTGATCGAAAATTCAGGTGGAAATTTCCCGCTCTGGCTATCGCCGGATCAGATTGCGATTCTACCGATTTCTGAAAAATATGAAGACTACGCGAACGATTTGTTTTTCAACTTGCAGGAACACGACATTCGTGGCTTTGTCGACCTGCGTGATGAGAAAATCGGGCGTAAAATTCGGGATGCGGAAGTAAATAAAGTGCCGTTCATGCTTATCGTTGGCGAAAAAGAAGCCGCCGATGGTAAAGTATCGGTCCGCCGTAAAGGGCAGGGCGATCTGGGCAGTATGGGTATCGACGAGTTTGTCAAGGCATTCCAGTCAGAGGTTAAACTATGA
- the rplT gene encoding 50S ribosomal protein L20, translating to MPRSVNHVASRARRKKVMKLAKGYFGRRKNVWTVAKNAVEKGLGYAYRDRKAKKRDFRGLWIQRINAGARINGLSYSALMGALNKSGIELNRKVLADLAMNHPEAFAAVVEQVK from the coding sequence ATGCCACGTTCCGTCAATCACGTTGCCTCACGGGCGCGTCGGAAAAAAGTAATGAAGCTGGCCAAAGGTTATTTCGGTCGGCGTAAAAATGTTTGGACGGTTGCTAAAAACGCCGTTGAAAAAGGTTTAGGTTACGCTTATCGCGACCGTAAAGCCAAAAAACGGGATTTCCGCGGCCTCTGGATTCAGCGGATCAATGCCGGTGCCCGGATCAATGGTCTGTCATATTCGGCTCTGATGGGTGCACTGAACAAATCAGGCATCGAACTCAACCGTAAAGTATTGGCCGATCTGGCCATGAACCACCCGGAAGCATTTGCCGCCGTTGTGGAACAAGTGAAGTAA
- a CDS encoding DUF6252 family protein: MKTLRVVAILAISGIFGLTSCSKKGDDVVPAPTQTTPTTSTPPSTTTTPGQSTTQTTSGFSTKVDGKDFIPDLVYAKVVAPGNDGYYAIYGLDSKTSDVVMIALPYSALVGTHKLSYVNFGALSLGNGSDSFSTRVQPGDGTVTITKMTTTDVEGTFSFTAYSDKGVKRTLTEGKFNVPFK, translated from the coding sequence ATGAAAACTTTACGCGTAGTAGCAATCCTGGCTATTTCTGGTATCTTCGGTTTAACGTCATGCAGCAAAAAAGGTGACGATGTAGTGCCTGCTCCAACGCAAACCACCCCGACAACTTCGACCCCTCCCTCAACCACCACGACACCGGGCCAGTCGACTACTCAGACTACATCTGGTTTTTCTACGAAAGTCGACGGCAAGGATTTTATTCCTGATTTAGTTTATGCCAAAGTAGTTGCCCCCGGCAACGATGGTTATTATGCGATTTATGGCCTCGACAGCAAAACCAGCGATGTGGTTATGATTGCCCTGCCCTATTCAGCTCTGGTCGGCACCCATAAATTAAGCTACGTAAATTTCGGTGCGCTTTCTCTGGGCAATGGCTCGGATTCTTTCTCGACTCGCGTACAACCCGGTGACGGCACCGTTACGATCACCAAAATGACCACGACTGATGTCGAAGGTACATTCTCCTTCACAGCCTACAGTGACAAAGGCGTAAAACGTACCCTTACCGAAGGCAAGTTCAACGTGCCCTTCAAATAA